The following are encoded in a window of Peromyscus leucopus breed LL Stock chromosome X, UCI_PerLeu_2.1, whole genome shotgun sequence genomic DNA:
- the LOC114702843 gene encoding spindlin-2C produces MKSPHKKAAAREQRREAVGHHVGSTTIKKKKAAQKRQRSRSSSQSRRNIVGCRISHGWKEGDEPITQWKGTVLDQVPINPSLYLVKYDGIDCVYGLELHRDERILKLKILPDKVSFSRVSDVRLANTIIGKAVEHLFEGEHGSKDEWRGMVLAQAPIMNAWFYITYEKDPVLYMYQLLDDYKEGDLRIMPESSASPLADREPEGVVDGLIGKHVEYTKEDGSKRTGKVIHQVKAKPSVYFIKFDDDFHIYVYDLVKKNC; encoded by the coding sequence ATGAAGTCCCCTCACAAAAAAGCAGCTGCAAGAGAGCAAAGGAGAGAAGCTGTTGGTCACCACGTTGGCTCTACAACCATCAAGAAGAAAAAAGCTGctcagaagaggcagaggagcagaTCTTCATCCCAGTCCCGAAGGAACATCGTGGGCTGCAGAATTTCTCAcgggtggaaggaaggagatgagCCCATCACCCAGTGGAAAGGAACTGTTCTGGATCAGGTGCCTATAAACCCCTCTCTCTATCTGGTGAAATACGATGGAATTGACTGTGTCTATGGACTGGAACTTCACAGAGATGAAAGGATTTTAAAGCTTAAAATCCTTCCTGATAAGGTGTCCTTTTCTCGAGTCAGCGATGTGCGCCTTGCTAATACCATAATTGGCAAGGCAGTAGAACACTTATTTGAGGGTGAGCATGGCTCTAAGGATGAATGGAGGGGGATGGTTCTGGCCCAAGCGCCTATCATGAATGCCTGGTTTTATATTACCTATGAGAAAGATCCCGTCCTGTACATGTACCAGCTTCTGGATGATTATAAAGAGGGTGACCTCCGTATCATGCCAGAGTCCAGTGCATCTCCTCTAGCAGACAGGGAGCCAGAAGGAGTTGTAGATGGTCTGATAGGTAAACATGTGGAATATACCAAAGAAGATGGCTCCAAGAGGACAGGCAAGGTCATTCACCAAGTGAAAGCCAAGCCCTCTGTGTACTTCATCAAGTTTGATGATGATTTCCATATCTATGTCTATGATTTAGTGAAGAAGAACTGTTAG
- the LOC114702894 gene encoding protein RER1-like has product MSEGNSVGDSVHGKPSVLYRFFTWLGQIHQSWLDKSTPYTAVQWVVTLGLSFVYMIRVYLLQGWYIVTYALAIYHLNLFIVFLSPKVDPSLMEDSDDGPSLPTKQNAEFRPLIRRLPEFKFWHTATKGILVAMVCTFFEAFNVPVFWPILVMYFIMLFCITTKRQIKHIIKYQYIPFTHGKRRYKGKEDVGKTFAS; this is encoded by the coding sequence ATGTCTGAAGGGAACAGTGTTGGAGACTCTGTCCATGGGAAACCCTCAGTGTTGTATAGGTTTTTCACATGGCTTGGACAGATTCATCAGTCCTGGCTGGACAAGTCTACCCCCTACACAGCTGTCCAGTGGGTCGTGACACTGGGTCTGAGTTTTGTCTACATGATTAGAGTTTACCTGTTACAGGGTTGGTACATTGTGACCTATGCCTTGGCAATTTACCACCTAAACCTTTTCATAGTGTTCCTTTCCCCCAAAGTGGACCCTTCCTTGATGGAAGACTCAGATGATGGTCCTTCATTACCAACCAAACAGAATGCGGAGTTTCGTCCCCTCATTCGAAGGCTTCCAGAATTCAAATTTTGGCATACAGCTACGAAAGGCATTCTTGTGGCTATGGTCTGTACCTTCTTCGAGGCTTTTAACGTCCCAGTGTTCTGGCCAATCCTGGTGATGTACTTCATCATGCTTTTCTGTATCACAACGAAGAGGCAAATAAAGCACATAATTAAATACCAGTACATACCATTCACACACGGAAAGAGGAGATACAAAGGGAAGGAGGATGTGGGCAAGACATTTGCTAGTTAG